The sequence below is a genomic window from Actinokineospora baliensis.
CGTCGGTGCGCAATGTGCGGGTCTACCAGGATCGGGAGTTGTTGCCGCCGCCGACCAGGCGGGGGCGGGGGGCGGTGTACTCCGACGCGCACCTGGCCCGGTTGCGGTTGATCCTCAACATGCTCGAGCGCGGGTACGCGTTCGCCCAGATCAAGGAGATGCTCGACGCCTGGCGGGCCGGGCACAGCTTGGCCGATGTGCTGGGGTTGGAGGAGGCGACCGGGGCGGCTGGGGCGCACGAGCAGCCCGCGGTGGTGTCGATGGCCGACCTGGCCCGCATGTTCGGCACCCAGTTGACCCCCGCGAACCTGCGCACCGCGCTCAAGCTGGGCATCCTGCAGCGCCGCGGCACCCAGTTGGTCGCGCCGAGCATGAAGCTGCTCGAAGCGGGCCACGAGCTGGTCAAGCTGGACGTCCCGCTGGCCGAGGCGCTGGTGCTGGCCGCGCAGCTGCAGGCCGAGTCGGACCGGATCACGGCGTTGCTGGTCGGGTTGGTCCGCCAGTACGTGCTGGACCCGAAGGGGCCGGACTGGCTGCCCAGCGGCGACGAGCTGCCGCGGTTCGCCGATGTGGTGTCGCGGCTGCACCCGCTGGTCATGTCCGCGGTCGGCGCGGCGGTGGACCGCTCGGCGCGCCGGGTCATCCCGGAGGTGATGGGGGACCGGTTGATCGCCCTGGCGGAGCGGGCCAGGGACCTTGCAGAGTGACAATGGCGATTGTAACGTTCGTCATTGTCGCGTAAGCAGAGGGAGTCACCGTGGCCAGTGCACCAGCCCCGCGCCGCAGCGCGGTGACCAGCGGAGACGTCGAGCTCGCGGTGTTCAGCGAAGGTGACCCCGGCGAGCCAACGATCCTGCTCGTGCACGGCTTCCCGGACACCCACCGGCTCTGGGACGGCGTGGCCGCGCGACTGGCGGGCGACTACCACGTGGTCCGCTACGACGTGCGCGGCGCGGGGGAGTCCAGCGCCCCGCGCAAGACCGCCGCCTACCGCACGGACCTCCTCGCCGAAGACCTGTTCGCCGTCGCCGACGCGGTCAGCCCGAACCGGCCAGTGCACGTCGTCGCGCACGACTGGGGGTCCATCCAGTCCTGGGCCGCGGTGACCGCCCCGCGCGCCAAGAGCCGGATCGCCTCGTTCACCTCGATCTCCGGTCCCAGCCTCGACCACGTCGGCCAGTGGCTGCGGCGCAGGCTCGCCCACCCGAGCCCGGCGAACCTGCGCAAGGTCATCACCCAGCTCAACCACTCCTGGTACATCGCGGTGTTCCACATCCCGGTGCTGCCCGCCCTGGCTTGGCGAACCGTCATCGGTCCCCGCTGGCACCACCTCCTGCGCCTCGTCGAGGGCATAGAAACCGCCCCCGCCCCCACCACCGGGGTGGACGCGGCGCGCGGCGTGCGGTTGTACCGGGCGAACATGCTGACCAAGCACC
It includes:
- a CDS encoding MerR family transcriptional regulator; this translates as MAEYRIDDLARAAGTSVRNVRVYQDRELLPPPTRRGRGAVYSDAHLARLRLILNMLERGYAFAQIKEMLDAWRAGHSLADVLGLEEATGAAGAHEQPAVVSMADLARMFGTQLTPANLRTALKLGILQRRGTQLVAPSMKLLEAGHELVKLDVPLAEALVLAAQLQAESDRITALLVGLVRQYVLDPKGPDWLPSGDELPRFADVVSRLHPLVMSAVGAAVDRSARRVIPEVMGDRLIALAERARDLAE